One Methanobacterium formicicum DSM 3637 genomic window, CTCACCATCGCTAGAGGCAACTGCGATCTTCATTTAATCCTCCAGGGGATTGTTTTAATAAGTTTTTAATAGTCTTTTTTTCCCCGTATTTCGATTTTTAGTTTTAATTATCTTTTCTGCTGTATTCTTGTCATGATCTGGAATATTTATGATAATGGCTGCTTCTGGGCATATCTCTAAACATTCCTGACACATTTTGCAGTAAACAGGGGATGTAACAGTTACTACATCAGTGATTGTGAAAACATTATTTGGGCAGACATACGCACATTTGCCGCATTTTGAACCTTGACAACGGTTTTGGTTTAATATAATGTCGATCATGCCCATATACTCCTTTAAACACCTGCTAATTCATTTAACTATTAATTAATTTAATTTTCCATACCCTCAATTAACTCATAACCTGCTTCATCATAGTAGTGCTGGATGATGGTGTTGGTAAGTTGATCCAAAAGATTTAAACTTCCACTGTAACCTAAAATGCGGATTCTCTGGGCACCTACCCGGTCAAATATTGGGAATCCTACTCTAAACAGGGGAATATTTTCCTCCACGGCTACACGTGCTCCGTAAGAGTTTCCTATCAGGAGATCTACTCCCGTTTTTTTGACT contains:
- a CDS encoding DUF362 domain-containing protein, whose amino-acid sequence is MIDIILNQNRCQGSKCGKCAYVCPNNVFTITDVVTVTSPVYCKMCQECLEICPEAAIIINIPDHDKNTAEKIIKTKNRNTGKKRLLKTY